The Erinaceus europaeus chromosome 17, mEriEur2.1, whole genome shotgun sequence nucleotide sequence GCCCGTTTACCGTAACTTGGGGTTGGGGGCTACTTCCTGGGAGGCTGTGACTTCCAAGGGTCAGGACAGATGCAAGTTTCTGCTGAGTCtaggcctgaggttccaggtcacCACACAGCGGAGCGGTGCTctgatctctgtgtgtgtgtcactcttattaagttaaaataaattgtgcttaaaaaaaaaaaaagcgggagtcaggtggtagcgcagtggtttaagcgcatgtgacgcaaaacacaaggaccggcgttcaagcccccggctccccacctgcaggggactcgctccatttctctctgtcctatccaacgacgacatcatcaacaacaataagaaaaggggaaataaataattttttttttttcctccagggttattgctgggctcggtgcctgtaccatgaatccaccgctcctggaggccatttttccccctttggttgcctttgttgtcgtagcctcgttgtggttattattattgccattgttgatgttgttcgttgttggataggagagaaatggagagaggaggggaagacagagagggggagagaaagacagacacctgcagacctgcttcactgcctgtgaagtgactcccctgcaggtggggagccgggggctcgaaccgggatccttacgccagtccttgcgctttgcaccatgtgcgcttaacccactgcgccaccgcccggccctctaaaaaatatttttaaaaaagcacagagTCCCGAGTCTGAGCCCTAGTATTATACATCCCACACATGGCGTCACTCTCTTCCTGTTTCAGGAGATCAAATAAATCTTTCTTCAAACAAGAAAAGCCTAAGtgtggctgggtagtggtgcacctggtcgagcacttACATCACAGTGTGGCTCTGCCGAGACTcctacctgaggcaccaaagtcccacgttcaatcccccgcagcaccctgagccagagctgagtagtgctctggtaaagaaagaaaaaagaaaagaaaaaataagggcaGAAAGCTCGTCTGAGTGTCCGTGATACACCAGCTGCGGCCGGATGGGGAGGGAGCCTGCTGACCTAGAGCATCGACCCCTGGCAACTGACTTCCAGGGGTGCCCctactttctctgtttctatccaatatgtagtaaataaaaatagttttttaaaaaagaggggccaggtggtggcacacctggttgagcgtacatgttacatagtgcgcaaggacccaggttcgagtccctggtctccacctgccgcaggaaagcttcacgagcggtgaggcagggctgtaggtatctctctctctctctctctctctctccctccctctctatcaccctcttccctcaatttctgactgtgtctagccaataagtaaataaaggttctTTGAGAAAGCATTaagtcatcaaaaaaaaaaaaaaaggttttcacaGAACCAAGGCCTCAAGTAtatatgatttcaccactccaggcctctTTTTCATTCCGATAGAAAGACAGGGAGATGGGGGGAGACCTCACAGCACTAGAACTTCCTCAGGGCTCAATCCCGGGCCACGCGCAGGGCAGAGCAGGTGCTGTCATtagcagactctctctctctggctccggCACACGTGTTTTCACCTACCCTAGCGCCTGCGTGGTTACAAGGGGCAGCCTTGCACCTCTAGCACCCCACTCCTGACCCTCTTCCTTGGGCCTGACAAGCTGTGTGTCCTCAGGGCTTCTACCTGCTGCCCACCAGGGGCGCTTCCCAGGAAACAGCAGGAGAGGGCCCTCAGGGGCAGCACAGACGCTCCACCTCCTCCTCGCACTCATAGAACTTTTCCAGAAGCTCTGGAGAGGAGCCGCTGCACTCCATCCACCGCCGTAGTGTGCCCAGGGCCTGGAGGGCGTCGGCTCTTGTGGGCAGAGGCTGGAAGCCGTCCTGGGCACCCCCATCCTCTTCCCCGGggccccccacctcctccttgCACACCCCCAACTCAGGCTCCTCGCCCTCCAGGTCCACAAAGTGGGAGAACTCCTCGCGGCTCAGCCCCGGGGGCGCTGGCGGGTCCTGCTCTGGGTCCATTTTGCCGGGAGCTGGCCCTCCTTGAGCGAAGCCTCGGGCAATGAGCCGGGAGGGCACCTTGGCCCAGGCGGCTGCCGTCAGATGCAGAGCGTCCAGCAGGGTGACGGCCGTCCCTGCTGGGGCCGTCGAGGCGCCGTCCCTGGCACTCCGGGTGGCCGCGAGCTTGCCCAGCAGCCGACGCCGGTAGTGGGTCTTGAAGGCCTGGACCACGAGGCCGGGCAGGGATGGGGCGGCGGGGGGCACGGGCAGGAGGCGCACGTGGCCGAGCCCCGGCAGGCCTGCTAGCTCCCCCGCTTCCCGGGTGGCCAGCAGCAGGGCCACCCGCCGGCCCTGCCGCCCCACGTCCCGGTCAAACCGCACCAGCCACTCTGCCCAGGGGGTGGCCGGGCCCGGGTAGTAGGAGGCTGGCAGGGCCTCGCTGCTGACCCCAAAGAAGCAGGCGGGGGAAGCCCGGGGCCCGGTGACCAGCGCCGGCCGCTTCTCTGTGCCCCGGCTGCTGGCACACAGCAGCACCCGCACCCACTCGCCGGCCCCCACCCGGCCGCCCGGCTCAGCCCGGTACAGCAGGGGCACCTCGGCACAGCCGAACACGTCCTCGGGGGCGAAGTCTCGGAGGGCGGCCGGCGGCCGGGCCGGGATGGACAGCAGGGACCCGGGGGGCAGGAGGACGTGGCGGGGGGCCCCCGGGCCCACGTTGTTGCGGCGTTTCCAGCGCACCAGCCAGCCGATGCTGGGCACGAAGTCCTGGCCCAGGACGTCGGCCAGCTCCTTGGCCTTGTGGAGCAGCACGGGGCCCGTCACGTCCCAGGCCCGGGCCCGCGCCACGTGGTACCAGCGCCGCAGCGCCTCGTCCAGCCCGCTGTACTTGGACGCCCGCTTGCGCTTGCGTTGGCGGTTGGCGGTGCCGCTGCGCCAGTCGGCCAGCAGCTTCTCCTTGTTCTTGCAGATGCGAGAGATCTGGGGCTGCGACACCTGGAAGCGCCGGGCCACCTCCGACTGCGACATCTTGGACTCGTCCAGCAGCTCCAGCACCTGGATCTTCTCGGCCAGAGACAGCGCGTGCAGCTTCTTCCTGCCACTCAGCTCCATG carries:
- the TIGD3 gene encoding tigger transposable element-derived protein 3 isoform X1 — translated: MAVPGEAMELSGRKKLHALSLAEKIQVLELLDESKMSQSEVARRFQVSQPQISRICKNKEKLLADWRSGTANRQRKRKRASKYSGLDEALRRWYHVARARAWDVTGPVLLHKAKELADVLGQDFVPSIGWLVRWKRRNNVGPGAPRHVLLPPGSLLSIPARPPAALRDFAPEDVFGCAEVPLLYRAEPGGRVGAGEWVRVLLCASSRGTEKRPALVTGPRASPACFFGVSSEALPASYYPGPATPWAEWLVRFDRDVGRQGRRVALLLATREAGELAGLPGLGHVRLLPVPPAAPSLPGLVVQAFKTHYRRRLLGKLAATRSARDGASTAPAGTAVTLLDALHLTAAAWAKVPSRLIARGFAQGGPAPGKMDPEQDPPAPPGLSREEFSHFVDLEGEEPELGVCKEEVGGPGEEDGGAQDGFQPLPTRADALQALGTLRRWMECSGSSPELLEKFYECEEEVERLCCP
- the TIGD3 gene encoding tigger transposable element-derived protein 3 isoform X2, with the translated sequence MELSGRKKLHALSLAEKIQVLELLDESKMSQSEVARRFQVSQPQISRICKNKEKLLADWRSGTANRQRKRKRASKYSGLDEALRRWYHVARARAWDVTGPVLLHKAKELADVLGQDFVPSIGWLVRWKRRNNVGPGAPRHVLLPPGSLLSIPARPPAALRDFAPEDVFGCAEVPLLYRAEPGGRVGAGEWVRVLLCASSRGTEKRPALVTGPRASPACFFGVSSEALPASYYPGPATPWAEWLVRFDRDVGRQGRRVALLLATREAGELAGLPGLGHVRLLPVPPAAPSLPGLVVQAFKTHYRRRLLGKLAATRSARDGASTAPAGTAVTLLDALHLTAAAWAKVPSRLIARGFAQGGPAPGKMDPEQDPPAPPGLSREEFSHFVDLEGEEPELGVCKEEVGGPGEEDGGAQDGFQPLPTRADALQALGTLRRWMECSGSSPELLEKFYECEEEVERLCCP